Proteins encoded within one genomic window of Corynebacterium aurimucosum:
- a CDS encoding DUF2269 domain-containing protein: MTSLLIFLHAFAAILLVGTVCISTSAFPAQLAKAGAGDASAAGAAGILNKITSTYGYISAIVPVIGLAVFLTDLDAYKSQVQFHIALLLSVIAWVILLVVVIPKQNKAMAAIASPGSADVAKLKKQLAMFSGIFNLLWVVCAILMYV, encoded by the coding sequence ATGACTAGCTTGCTCATTTTCCTCCACGCCTTCGCCGCTATCTTGTTGGTCGGTACCGTATGTATCTCCACCTCCGCCTTCCCAGCACAGCTGGCAAAGGCTGGCGCTGGTGATGCTTCGGCTGCTGGTGCCGCCGGCATCCTCAACAAGATCACCTCGACCTATGGCTATATTTCCGCCATTGTTCCGGTTATTGGCCTGGCCGTTTTCCTTACCGACCTGGATGCCTACAAGTCCCAGGTCCAGTTCCACATTGCCCTTCTGCTCTCCGTCATCGCTTGGGTTATTCTGCTCGTGGTGGTTATCCCGAAGCAGAACAAGGCCATGGCTGCGATTGCTAGCCCGGGCAGCGCCGATGTGGCCAAGCTGAAGAAGCAGCTGGCTATGTTCTCCGGCATCTTCAACCTGCTGTGGGTTGTCTGCGCCATCCTGATGTACGTCTAA
- a CDS encoding DEAD/DEAH box helicase, giving the protein MSITDNATGGVNEPEEFNKSESQENSQGGEALDASQVSNQDTGAANNPEDTGAEEESANDNSQGFAHLGLPDDVQEAVSKVGFTKPSPIQEETIPILMEGRDVVGLAQTGTGKTAAFALPVLSQIDTEARYPQALVLAPTRELALQVADSFQSFADHLGRIEVLPIYGGQAYGIQLSGLRRGAQIIVGTPGRVIDHLEKGSLDISQLRFLVLDEADEMLNMGFQEDVERILEDTPEEKQVALFSATMPNSIRRLSKQYLNNPAEVTVKSERRTNDNITQRFLLTPHRHKMDAFTRILEVIDYDAIIVFCRTKHATEDVADSLKEAGYNAAAINGDIAQQQRERTVDQLKDGRLDILVATDVAARGLDVDRITHVVNYDIPNDTESYVHRIGRTGRAGRTGEAILFVTPRERRMLRSIERVTNARLEEMDLPTADEVNAKRKEKFFASIGASQEDKQFEFFRDMVREYSAAENVAMDDIAAALAVQLQGGTDFLLKERPVSKKDRRERDRFERDGRGRGRERAGRDRDRGPRRPDGDFETYRLDVGKRQNVRPGAIVGALANEGGLSSKDFGRITIAVGHTLVDLPKNLDPAVLDRLKDTRISGQLIKIQKDTGRPPRRNFDDDRGRGGYGGRGRGGRGERGGYRDRDRGGRGRDRGGRRGGWRD; this is encoded by the coding sequence ATGAGCATTACCGATAACGCCACCGGCGGCGTCAACGAGCCGGAAGAATTCAATAAGTCGGAATCTCAGGAAAACTCGCAAGGTGGCGAAGCATTGGACGCTTCGCAGGTGTCGAATCAGGACACCGGGGCTGCGAATAACCCTGAGGACACCGGCGCTGAAGAAGAATCAGCCAACGACAACTCCCAGGGTTTTGCACACCTCGGCCTTCCCGATGACGTTCAGGAAGCCGTGTCCAAGGTGGGCTTTACCAAGCCATCCCCAATTCAGGAAGAAACCATCCCGATCCTCATGGAAGGCCGCGACGTCGTCGGCCTCGCCCAGACGGGTACGGGTAAGACCGCAGCCTTCGCGCTGCCGGTTCTCTCCCAGATCGATACCGAGGCCCGCTACCCGCAGGCTTTGGTCCTGGCACCCACTCGTGAACTGGCCCTCCAGGTAGCGGACTCCTTCCAGTCCTTCGCTGACCACTTGGGTCGCATCGAGGTTCTGCCTATCTACGGTGGCCAGGCTTATGGCATTCAGCTCTCCGGGCTGCGCCGTGGCGCCCAGATCATCGTCGGCACCCCAGGCCGCGTCATTGACCACCTGGAGAAGGGCTCCCTGGACATCTCACAGCTGCGCTTCCTCGTCCTCGACGAGGCGGACGAGATGCTCAACATGGGCTTCCAGGAAGACGTCGAGCGCATTCTTGAGGACACCCCGGAAGAAAAGCAGGTCGCACTGTTTTCGGCCACCATGCCGAACTCGATTCGCCGCCTGTCCAAGCAGTACCTCAACAACCCCGCTGAGGTCACTGTGAAGTCGGAGCGCCGCACGAATGACAACATCACGCAGCGCTTCCTGCTGACCCCGCACCGCCACAAGATGGATGCCTTCACCCGCATCCTCGAGGTCATTGACTACGACGCCATCATCGTCTTCTGCCGCACCAAGCACGCGACCGAGGACGTGGCCGACAGCCTCAAGGAGGCCGGCTACAACGCTGCTGCCATCAATGGTGATATTGCCCAGCAGCAGCGTGAACGCACCGTCGATCAGCTCAAGGATGGCCGCCTGGACATCCTGGTGGCTACCGACGTGGCTGCTCGCGGTCTTGACGTGGACCGCATTACCCACGTGGTCAACTACGACATCCCGAATGACACCGAGTCCTACGTGCACCGCATCGGCCGTACCGGCCGTGCTGGCCGCACTGGTGAGGCCATCCTGTTTGTCACCCCGCGTGAGCGCCGCATGCTGCGCTCCATCGAGCGCGTGACCAATGCCCGCTTGGAGGAGATGGACCTTCCGACCGCGGATGAGGTCAACGCTAAGCGCAAGGAGAAGTTCTTCGCTTCCATCGGCGCTTCGCAGGAGGACAAGCAGTTCGAGTTCTTCCGTGACATGGTGCGCGAGTACTCCGCGGCTGAGAACGTGGCGATGGATGATATCGCTGCTGCTCTGGCCGTGCAGTTACAGGGCGGGACGGACTTCCTGCTCAAGGAGCGTCCGGTATCCAAGAAGGACCGTCGCGAGCGCGACCGCTTCGAACGCGACGGGCGTGGCCGTGGCCGTGAGCGCGCTGGCCGCGACCGTGACCGCGGCCCGCGCCGACCGGACGGGGACTTTGAGACGTACCGGTTGGACGTCGGCAAGCGCCAGAACGTGCGCCCCGGAGCCATCGTGGGCGCGCTGGCCAATGAAGGTGGCCTGTCCTCCAAGGACTTCGGCCGCATCACCATCGCGGTGGGCCACACCTTGGTGGACCTGCCGAAGAACCTGGACCCGGCGGTGCTGGATCGTCTGAAGGACACCCGTATTTCCGGACAGCTCATCAAGATTCAGAAGGACACCGGCCGCCCACCGCGCCGGAACTTCGACGATGATCGCGGCCGCGGCGGCTACGGTGGACGTGGCCGTGGTGGACGCGGTGAGCGCGGCGGATACCGCGACCGTGACCGCGGTGGACGCGGTCGTGATCGTGGTGGGCGCCGCGGCGGCTGGCGCGACTAG
- a CDS encoding endonuclease domain-containing protein, translated as MDQHLIDLRKLPNDDPRWKKVHAGKVATLAWCYVLPLVHWHELKPWQKETAKAYVLGLSLPKATLVGKSAALIHGIPLVVPPAEWEVTLPSNSVPQRATSNVRYRRMDLRGKETVVHGIRVSSLERTAIDIARFYGFEEGLVAVDDVRARNVGQFWINETLGAMGRVKGVAAARRAVAESINCAESPWESYARALILAADYPDLRWVKAQHVVERYRADLVINGWLVIEIDGNVKYRFEAEEVIRAEHRRQQHILNKGYIVLRFSPEQLSARPDYFQETVGKHLARGPRL; from the coding sequence GTGGACCAGCACCTTATCGACCTTCGCAAGCTACCCAATGATGATCCCCGGTGGAAGAAAGTGCATGCTGGCAAGGTGGCCACACTGGCGTGGTGTTACGTGCTGCCGTTGGTGCACTGGCACGAGCTCAAGCCGTGGCAAAAGGAGACTGCGAAGGCATACGTGCTCGGGCTGAGCTTGCCCAAGGCAACATTAGTGGGAAAGTCCGCCGCGCTCATTCACGGGATTCCCCTGGTTGTGCCACCTGCCGAGTGGGAGGTAACGTTGCCTTCGAACTCGGTACCACAACGCGCGACTTCCAATGTCCGCTACCGGCGCATGGACTTGCGCGGTAAAGAGACGGTTGTTCACGGGATTCGCGTGTCTTCGCTGGAACGCACGGCCATTGATATTGCGCGGTTCTATGGATTTGAGGAGGGTCTCGTTGCCGTCGATGATGTGCGGGCGCGCAATGTTGGCCAGTTCTGGATCAATGAGACACTCGGCGCTATGGGGAGAGTTAAGGGCGTTGCCGCCGCGCGGCGGGCGGTTGCTGAAAGTATTAACTGCGCGGAGTCACCGTGGGAATCCTATGCCCGTGCCTTGATCCTTGCGGCGGACTACCCAGATCTGCGTTGGGTCAAGGCGCAACATGTGGTTGAAAGGTATCGAGCGGACCTGGTTATTAATGGGTGGTTGGTGATTGAGATTGACGGGAACGTCAAGTACCGCTTCGAGGCCGAAGAGGTAATACGCGCGGAGCATCGGCGGCAGCAGCACATCCTCAACAAGGGCTACATCGTCTTGAGGTTTAGCCCAGAACAATTAAGCGCACGCCCCGACTACTTCCAGGAGACCGTGGGGAAGCACTTGGCGCGCGGTCCGCGTTTGTAG
- a CDS encoding ATP-binding protein, protein MMWTVDELEEYLEHCRLLQSDTTTVEVKSGRGGMPQSLGATLCAFANMPRGGTVIIGVAEPDFAVHGVDDPGAIESALADQARTLVEPAPFIETQTLYVEGRAVVLGHVEGVLPHQRPALYRGRPYLRMADGDYVMSANDLRMVEVDKLHAREAIAYDSAPVPGSNLEVCDASVLKEAVAELRSATPRLRGASDAELLELFRVVDSQGQLSVAGLYALGRFPQGFFPDLHISAAVQYPAGEEGPRTRNLEEFYGPVPDLVDGAVAWVHRNIDTDLVYDTDGHLREVPELPLEAVREVIANAVVHRDLGPESLGAGKFVTVRLTRQALIVTSPGGLRGISVEELRGKMLSPVAVNPRLYTLSTKLRLEDGERVIEGQGGGMRVVFESLRKAGLRPPVLIDTGVRFTVILWRAGRDDDEHDAAPHGANASSLSAPESASIGSEGSVVEDGLVAKLGGNPALVLAALRRKGELSLVDIVNSTQLTRGQVRYALGKLIESGHVIMRGKHGDRATRYAAKE, encoded by the coding sequence ATGATGTGGACGGTTGATGAGCTCGAGGAATACCTCGAGCACTGTCGCCTTTTGCAGTCGGATACTACGACCGTGGAAGTGAAGTCGGGACGCGGGGGAATGCCGCAGTCCCTCGGGGCTACTCTGTGTGCCTTCGCCAACATGCCGCGCGGTGGCACCGTCATTATTGGAGTGGCGGAACCCGACTTTGCGGTGCACGGCGTGGACGATCCCGGCGCCATCGAAAGCGCGCTGGCGGATCAGGCACGCACTCTAGTGGAACCCGCGCCCTTCATTGAGACTCAGACCCTGTACGTCGAAGGGCGAGCTGTCGTGCTTGGACACGTCGAAGGCGTGCTGCCGCACCAGCGGCCGGCACTCTATCGGGGTCGGCCTTACCTGCGAATGGCGGATGGTGACTACGTCATGAGCGCCAATGATCTTCGCATGGTCGAGGTGGATAAGCTGCACGCTCGCGAGGCCATTGCCTATGACTCAGCACCGGTTCCCGGGTCAAACCTAGAAGTCTGTGATGCTTCGGTGCTTAAGGAGGCGGTGGCGGAGCTGCGCAGCGCCACCCCTCGTTTGCGGGGTGCGAGCGATGCCGAGCTGCTGGAGCTATTCCGCGTGGTTGATTCACAAGGGCAGCTGAGTGTGGCAGGTTTATACGCTCTGGGGCGCTTTCCGCAGGGATTCTTTCCCGACCTGCATATTTCTGCGGCCGTGCAATACCCAGCGGGGGAAGAAGGACCGCGTACCCGGAATCTGGAGGAATTCTACGGCCCTGTGCCGGATCTGGTGGATGGAGCCGTGGCGTGGGTGCACAGGAATATCGACACTGACTTGGTCTATGACACAGATGGCCACCTGCGCGAGGTTCCAGAACTACCGCTGGAGGCTGTTCGTGAAGTCATTGCTAATGCCGTGGTCCACCGCGACCTTGGCCCAGAAAGCTTAGGCGCCGGCAAATTTGTCACTGTCCGGCTGACCCGCCAAGCACTGATTGTGACCAGCCCCGGTGGATTGCGGGGCATCTCCGTGGAAGAGCTTAGGGGAAAGATGCTGTCACCCGTCGCTGTGAACCCGCGCCTATACACATTGAGCACGAAGCTGCGGCTTGAGGACGGCGAGCGTGTCATTGAGGGCCAGGGCGGAGGAATGCGGGTGGTTTTTGAATCGCTTCGGAAAGCTGGATTGCGTCCGCCCGTCCTCATCGACACTGGTGTGCGCTTCACCGTGATCCTCTGGAGGGCGGGGCGAGACGATGACGAACATGACGCGGCACCGCACGGCGCTAACGCTTCCTCTCTGTCTGCTCCGGAGTCTGCGAGCATAGGCAGTGAGGGCAGTGTGGTGGAAGACGGGCTCGTCGCCAAGCTCGGCGGAAACCCCGCACTTGTGCTTGCTGCGTTGCGCCGGAAGGGCGAGCTCTCGCTCGTGGACATCGTAAACAGTACGCAGCTCACCCGCGGCCAGGTGCGTTACGCGCTGGGCAAGCTTATCGAGTCTGGGCACGTCATCATGCGCGGCAAACACGGTGACCGAGCCACGCGTTACGCTGCGAAGGAGTAG
- the putP gene encoding sodium/proline symporter PutP, which produces MQDSTWYVVAMIIYLLAMAAIGFWSYKQTDEYDDYVLAGRGLHPFVAALSAGASDMSGWLLMGLPGALFLTGMSELWMAIGLLIGAWANWKWVAPRLRSYSEIAGNSITVPSFFENRLHDKSRVLRIIAAAIIIFFFTFYVSSGMVAGGRYFESSFGGDYMVGMLVVAAVTVFYTFVGGFLAVSYTDTVQGLLMFASLIIVPIMVLFSLDNPGEIFSFAAENPYATNGVIENPDYFSLFSGVSAAVIIGNLAWGLGYFGQPHIIVRFMALRKPSDARAGRFYGVSWMGISLIGAIFVALSGTVFFTQTGHSITDQENYETIFLDMAQVMFHPLFAGLVLTAVLAAIMSTMSSQMLVVSTSLIEDLYLIFAKKKPRQEVLINLSRTAVVAIAIIAAVLAINPSDSILGLVGFAWAGFGSAFGPIVLLALYWKRLNSTGAIAGMLTGAIVAIGWGMSPLGDTLYELVPGFISALLVAVGVSLATKAPDAKVTQEFEEATRLAKLVEKNDDLDFEEAAEKVQK; this is translated from the coding sequence GTGCAAGACTCCACTTGGTATGTCGTTGCGATGATCATCTACCTGCTTGCCATGGCCGCTATCGGCTTCTGGAGCTACAAGCAGACGGATGAGTATGACGACTACGTTCTCGCCGGCCGCGGCCTTCACCCGTTCGTAGCCGCCCTGTCCGCCGGCGCTTCCGATATGTCGGGTTGGCTGCTCATGGGCCTGCCGGGCGCTTTGTTCCTGACCGGTATGTCCGAGCTGTGGATGGCCATCGGCCTCCTCATCGGCGCTTGGGCCAACTGGAAGTGGGTCGCGCCGCGCCTGCGCTCCTACTCCGAAATTGCCGGCAACTCTATTACCGTCCCCTCCTTCTTTGAGAACCGCCTGCACGATAAGTCGCGCGTGCTGCGCATCATCGCGGCGGCGATCATTATCTTCTTCTTCACCTTCTACGTCTCTTCCGGCATGGTGGCTGGCGGCCGTTACTTCGAGTCCAGCTTCGGCGGTGACTACATGGTCGGCATGCTCGTCGTGGCTGCCGTGACGGTCTTCTACACTTTCGTCGGTGGCTTCCTTGCGGTGTCCTACACCGATACCGTCCAGGGCCTGCTCATGTTCGCCTCCCTCATCATCGTGCCGATCATGGTGCTCTTCTCCTTGGACAACCCGGGCGAGATCTTCAGCTTCGCTGCTGAGAACCCCTACGCCACCAATGGCGTTATTGAGAACCCCGATTACTTCTCCCTGTTCTCTGGCGTATCCGCCGCCGTCATCATCGGTAACTTGGCTTGGGGCTTGGGTTACTTTGGCCAGCCGCACATCATCGTGCGTTTCATGGCGCTGCGTAAGCCTTCCGATGCCCGCGCGGGCCGCTTCTACGGTGTCAGCTGGATGGGGATTTCCCTGATTGGCGCTATCTTCGTGGCGCTGTCGGGTACCGTGTTCTTCACCCAGACCGGCCACTCCATTACTGACCAGGAAAACTACGAGACCATCTTCCTGGACATGGCTCAGGTCATGTTCCACCCGCTGTTTGCTGGTCTGGTTCTGACCGCCGTTCTCGCAGCCATCATGTCCACGATGTCCTCCCAGATGCTGGTTGTCTCCACCTCCCTCATCGAGGACCTCTACCTCATCTTCGCTAAGAAGAAGCCGCGCCAGGAGGTTCTGATCAACCTCTCCCGTACCGCCGTCGTGGCCATCGCCATCATCGCTGCCGTGCTGGCCATCAACCCGTCGGATTCGATCCTGGGCCTAGTTGGCTTCGCCTGGGCTGGCTTCGGCTCCGCCTTCGGCCCAATCGTCCTGCTGGCGCTGTACTGGAAGCGCCTCAACTCCACCGGCGCTATCGCCGGCATGCTCACCGGTGCGATCGTGGCCATCGGCTGGGGCATGAGCCCGCTGGGCGATACCCTCTACGAGCTGGTTCCGGGCTTCATCTCCGCTCTACTCGTGGCTGTCGGCGTTTCCCTGGCCACCAAGGCCCCGGATGCGAAGGTCACCCAGGAGTTCGAGGAGGCTACCCGCTTGGCCAAGCTCGTTGAGAAGAACGATGACTTGGACTTCGAGGAGGCCGCAGAGAAGGTTCAGAAGTAA
- a CDS encoding urocanate hydratase, whose amino-acid sequence MSEPREVRAPRGTEISAKSWQTEAPLRMLMNNLDPEVAERPEDLVVYGGTGRAARSWEAFDAIVESLKNLESDETLLVQSGKPVGIWKTNEWAPRVLIANSNLVGDWANWEHFRKLEDEGLMMYGQMTAGSWIYIATQGILQGTFETFAAVAKKRFNGTLAGTFTLTGGCGGMGGAQPLSVTLNGGACLIVDVDETRLKRRQHKRYLDEVVTDLDEALKLVLDAKENKKPLSVGLVGNAAEVFPEVLRRQRAGEFTVDIVTDQTSAHDPLSYLPTEITVEDWHNEAKADPTTFTKKAREAMAAQVQAMVEFQDEGAEVFDYGNSIRDEARKAGYQRAFEFPGFVPAYIRPLFCEGLGPFRWAALSGDPEDIKVTDQALKELFPDNEHLHNWLDAAEEYVEFEGLPARICWLGYNERHKAGLLFNDLVKEGKIKAPIVIGRDHLDSGSVASPYRETEAMLDGTDAVADWPLLNAMTAVSSGATWVSIHHGGGVGMGRSIHAGQVTVADGTELAAAKLRAVLTNDPGMGVIRHVDSGYTRAKEVADERGVRIPMEFKARD is encoded by the coding sequence ATGTCTGAACCCCGCGAAGTACGCGCCCCGCGCGGAACCGAAATCTCCGCCAAGTCTTGGCAGACCGAAGCCCCGCTGCGCATGCTCATGAACAACCTTGATCCCGAGGTTGCCGAGCGTCCCGAGGACCTCGTAGTCTACGGCGGCACCGGGCGTGCTGCCCGCAGCTGGGAGGCTTTTGATGCCATCGTGGAGTCCCTCAAGAACCTCGAGTCCGACGAGACGTTGCTGGTGCAGTCCGGCAAGCCGGTCGGCATCTGGAAGACCAATGAGTGGGCACCGCGCGTGCTCATCGCCAACTCCAACCTTGTCGGTGACTGGGCCAACTGGGAGCACTTCCGCAAACTCGAAGACGAAGGCCTGATGATGTATGGCCAGATGACGGCCGGCTCCTGGATTTACATCGCTACCCAGGGCATCCTGCAGGGTACCTTCGAGACCTTCGCGGCCGTGGCAAAGAAGCGCTTCAACGGCACGCTCGCCGGCACCTTTACCCTCACTGGTGGCTGCGGCGGCATGGGTGGCGCACAGCCGCTGTCTGTTACTTTGAACGGCGGAGCCTGCCTCATCGTCGATGTGGATGAGACCCGCCTGAAGCGCCGCCAGCACAAGCGCTACCTCGATGAGGTTGTTACCGACCTGGATGAGGCCCTCAAGCTGGTGCTCGACGCCAAGGAGAACAAGAAGCCGCTGTCCGTGGGTCTCGTGGGCAACGCCGCTGAGGTCTTCCCGGAGGTCCTGCGCCGACAGCGCGCGGGTGAATTCACCGTGGACATCGTCACGGACCAGACCTCCGCGCACGACCCGCTGAGCTACCTACCCACCGAAATCACCGTGGAGGACTGGCACAACGAGGCCAAGGCGGACCCGACCACCTTTACCAAGAAGGCCCGCGAGGCCATGGCCGCCCAGGTCCAGGCCATGGTGGAATTCCAGGACGAGGGTGCTGAGGTCTTCGACTACGGCAACTCCATCCGCGACGAGGCCCGCAAGGCCGGCTACCAGCGTGCCTTCGAGTTCCCAGGTTTTGTCCCGGCCTACATCCGCCCGCTCTTCTGCGAGGGTCTTGGCCCCTTCCGCTGGGCAGCGCTTTCCGGCGACCCTGAGGACATCAAGGTCACCGACCAAGCGCTCAAGGAGCTCTTCCCGGACAACGAGCACCTGCACAACTGGCTTGATGCCGCCGAGGAGTACGTGGAGTTCGAGGGCCTGCCGGCACGTATTTGCTGGCTGGGCTACAACGAGCGCCACAAGGCTGGCCTGCTCTTCAATGACCTGGTCAAGGAAGGCAAGATCAAGGCTCCGATCGTTATTGGACGCGACCACCTCGACTCCGGTTCCGTGGCCTCCCCGTACCGCGAGACCGAGGCCATGCTCGACGGCACCGATGCCGTGGCTGACTGGCCGCTGCTCAACGCCATGACCGCTGTCTCCTCCGGTGCCACCTGGGTATCCATCCACCACGGCGGCGGCGTGGGCATGGGCCGCTCCATTCACGCCGGTCAGGTCACCGTGGCCGACGGCACCGAGCTGGCCGCCGCCAAGCTGCGCGCCGTGCTGACCAACGACCCGGGCATGGGTGTTATCCGCCACGTGGATTCCGGTTACACTCGCGCCAAGGAAGTCGCCGACGAGCGCGGCGTGCGTATCCCGATGGAATTCAAGGCCCGCGACTAG
- a CDS encoding HNH endonuclease family protein → MNLRAAYIGFLSIATVAYGGYHLLPGPDLGVTTVPARVEAPGYDRDDFGGWAPGTRDNVKAAQTTNGTLYDPYSRAPAPARVEVDHVFPLSAAWDLGASTWPRDKKMAFANDPLNLVATARNLNQAKSDSLPADWLPPADRCDYSQRLAAVARKYQLPLPSRDYAVMRHQCRFDFISQHR, encoded by the coding sequence ATGAACCTGCGCGCGGCCTATATCGGTTTCCTCTCTATAGCCACGGTGGCCTACGGCGGCTACCACCTCCTCCCCGGCCCCGACCTGGGTGTGACTACCGTGCCTGCGCGCGTGGAGGCCCCTGGCTATGACCGCGATGACTTCGGCGGCTGGGCTCCCGGAACCCGCGATAATGTCAAAGCCGCGCAGACCACCAACGGCACACTCTATGACCCCTATTCCCGCGCTCCGGCGCCGGCGCGCGTGGAAGTCGACCACGTCTTTCCGCTCTCAGCGGCCTGGGACCTTGGCGCATCAACGTGGCCGCGTGATAAGAAAATGGCCTTCGCCAATGATCCGCTCAACCTCGTCGCTACCGCCCGCAATTTGAACCAAGCCAAGTCCGATTCCTTGCCGGCGGACTGGCTCCCACCGGCTGATCGTTGCGACTATTCGCAGCGGCTTGCCGCTGTGGCCCGCAAGTATCAACTCCCGCTTCCCTCCCGCGACTATGCGGTCATGCGCCACCAGTGCCGATTCGATTTCATCTCACAGCACCGTTAG
- the hutI gene encoding imidazolonepropionase: MSTLFTGISELRTVSEAGTLADASLIANTDGTIAWIGPESEAPAADEKVDLGGRAVLPGWVDSHTHMIFDGDRSAEFEARMAGESYQAGGIAVTMDATRSAGEERLEKLLVERIAAARRGGTTTLETKTGYGLNTESEVEAARVAARHVDDVTFLGAHLVPPGAEAETYLDEVVGPMLDGVAEHVQWIDVFCERGAFDEGQSRRVLEAGKARGLGVRVHGNQLGEGPGVALAVELGAASVDHVNYLSDADVEALASSDTVATLLPACDLSTREPLAPGRKLIDAGATVAIASNLNPGTSYTSSLNFCVTTAVLQQHLTLDEAIAAGTLGGATALRRQDVGSGKDAQGRPAKGSLVVGAAADLHVLDAPSAIHLAYRPGMPMTWKTFVGGREV, translated from the coding sequence ATGTCCACCCTGTTTACTGGAATCTCAGAGCTGCGCACGGTGTCGGAGGCTGGCACGCTTGCCGACGCCTCCCTCATCGCCAACACCGACGGCACCATCGCCTGGATCGGACCGGAGTCCGAGGCGCCGGCCGCGGATGAGAAAGTCGACCTGGGCGGGCGCGCGGTCCTGCCGGGATGGGTGGATTCTCATACGCACATGATCTTCGACGGCGACCGCTCCGCCGAGTTCGAAGCCCGCATGGCGGGTGAGTCCTACCAGGCCGGTGGCATCGCGGTGACCATGGACGCTACCCGCTCGGCGGGGGAGGAGCGCCTGGAAAAGCTGTTGGTGGAGCGCATTGCCGCCGCCCGCCGCGGGGGTACGACGACCTTGGAGACGAAGACCGGCTACGGTCTTAATACTGAATCTGAGGTGGAGGCCGCTCGCGTGGCGGCTCGCCACGTCGATGACGTTACCTTCCTCGGCGCACACCTCGTGCCGCCGGGAGCGGAAGCCGAGACTTACCTCGACGAGGTTGTCGGCCCGATGCTGGACGGTGTGGCCGAGCACGTGCAGTGGATCGATGTCTTCTGCGAGCGCGGCGCCTTCGACGAGGGGCAGTCGCGCCGCGTGCTCGAGGCGGGCAAGGCCCGGGGCTTAGGCGTGCGAGTGCACGGCAACCAGCTCGGCGAGGGCCCAGGCGTAGCACTCGCGGTGGAGTTGGGCGCTGCCTCCGTGGACCACGTCAACTACCTCAGCGATGCCGATGTCGAGGCGCTGGCCTCCTCCGATACGGTGGCTACGCTGCTGCCAGCCTGCGATCTGTCCACACGCGAGCCGCTGGCGCCGGGCCGGAAGCTTATTGATGCCGGCGCGACCGTCGCCATCGCCTCGAACCTCAACCCGGGTACCTCGTATACCTCCTCGCTGAACTTCTGCGTGACCACGGCTGTGCTCCAGCAGCACCTCACGCTTGATGAGGCCATCGCCGCCGGCACGCTGGGCGGTGCCACCGCGCTGCGCCGCCAGGATGTTGGCTCAGGTAAGGACGCGCAAGGCCGCCCGGCTAAGGGCTCGCTGGTGGTCGGTGCTGCCGCCGACCTGCATGTCCTCGATGCCCCGAGCGCTATCCACCTGGCTTATCGCCCGGGCATGCCGATGACCTGGAAGACCTTCGTGGGTGGCCGTGAAGTCTAG